TcgattcatttttttcttttccaaataCCAAAACACATGGCGAAAAAAAGTAAAGGTCGTCAGAGGATCACAATGGCCAAGATGGAAAATGAGAGTAACCTTCAAGTTACTTTTTCGAAAAGAAGATCCGGTCTTTTCAAAAAAGCTAGTGAGCTTAATACACTTTGTGGTGCAGATATCGCCGTTGTTGTGTTCTCGCCTGGTGGAAAAGTCTATTCTTTTGGTCATCCAAATGTCGAGAACGTGCTTAATCGGTTCAAAAATATCAACCAGCCACCTCTTAACCAAAACAACAACATGCGATTTAATGAAGCGCGTCCGAATGATGCTATTCGGGTTATGAATGACTTTCTTACTCAGGTGACTTTTTATCGtattattcaatatattattatgttttatatgaATGGCAAAAACCTTAATGTTGAGTtcaaatagttttaatatttatgcaCATGTTAGTTTTtacaaataactaatataatatACAGTAAAGTTATGTGTGTTTCTCTGTATATAGAATATATTTGTATACTAGCGTGTAAAGAAATTaatgtcatattttatatatttattgatatatGTAGACAGTGTTATTTAATTCTCTTAATATAGGCATACATGTTTATTTTGGAGGAGATAATATGTGATGCTACcaaatatattgttttgaacatttatttgaaaataaattatttaatatttgcaGGTGATGAATGATTTGGAAttagcaaaaaagaaaaatgaagaattaaaaaaaataagaaaaaactcGAAAATGCCTGTGAATTGGTGGGAAGATCCCGTTGAAGAACTTGACTTAGCTCATGCCAAAGAGTTTAAAGGTTTACTGGAAAAATTGAAAAGTTATGTTACAGATGAGGCCTCCAAACATTTCCAAGCAATCTTTCCTCAGCCAAACTTCTATGGCGGAAGTTCCAGTGGTGCTCCTTTTAGGGATGGTGGTTAT
This genomic stretch from Brassica napus cultivar Da-Ae chromosome C9, Da-Ae, whole genome shotgun sequence harbors:
- the LOC125592351 gene encoding agamous-like MADS-box protein AGL62 is translated as MAKKSKGRQRITMAKMENESNLQVTFSKRRSGLFKKASELNTLCGADIAVVVFSPGGKVYSFGHPNVENVLNRFKNINQPPLNQNNNMRFNEARPNDAIRVMNDFLTQVMNDLELAKKKNEELKKIRKNSKMPVNWWEDPVEELDLAHAKEFKGLLEKLKSYVTDEASKHFQAIFPQPNFYGGSSSGAPFRDGGYINPNLDPSERRMFNVNAYYNQNMYPPNYPLPYGNNNYAGGFVPEYSLNYMHGFNQYRNQNQNLNFKEEGISENECHQDGLPPHL